A section of the Anabaena cylindrica PCC 7122 genome encodes:
- a CDS encoding GNAT family N-acetyltransferase — MELEIRSIDIGDQDDYDFIKSNIDLSLYSRIFDLIIKTIKEGIHPDVSKLIVLILEIEKERIGFIFGESNYLEYIFVSPKYRGLGCGSLLLQKYCNVKGNADLDYDKIVYPGNIAFINMLYNFKKKRSLIGQL; from the coding sequence ATGGAACTAGAAATAAGAAGCATAGATATAGGTGATCAAGATGATTATGACTTTATTAAATCAAATATTGATTTATCCCTTTATAGCAGGATTTTTGATCTTATTATTAAAACAATAAAAGAGGGAATACATCCAGATGTTTCTAAGCTTATTGTTTTAATTTTAGAAATAGAAAAGGAGAGGATCGGGTTTATTTTTGGAGAATCTAATTATTTAGAATATATCTTTGTTAGTCCAAAATATCGAGGTTTGGGGTGCGGTTCGCTGCTACTACAGAAATACTGTAATGTTAAGGGGAATGCTGACCTAGACTATGACAAAATCGTTTACCCTGGCAATATTGCTTTTATCAATATGCTTTATAATTTTAAGAAAAAACGT